TAGTGCTTTTGTCATGTTTTTTGTCGCCTTTAGTTTTTTTCAAACACTCTAAAAGCGACGTATCTCTCTTTATTTTTTTCTATTAAAATTCTTGGCTTGCCATTTGAGTCTTTTGTATTTTAGCTGCGATCCAATATGCCTGAATTTTTCAATATCTTCAGTGTGGATACTGATATTGGAGTGCTCAATATCATCCCCTGCTTCAATTTCGATATTTCCTGACTTACTCATAGCAATCTTCTGAGACGGAAAGACGCTTCGATGTCCTGAAACCAAGAAAGCAACAACCGCAGAAATTGCAGCATAATGTGCAATCTCGATACCAAAAAGCTCCACTGCCATGATGATAGATGCAATCGGTGCATTGGTAGCTCCTGCTAAAACACTCACAAATCCTAAGGCGCCAAAAAGTGCCACTTCATTGTGCATAATGTGTCCAAAAGCCACACCGCTGGTCGCACCAATATAGAAAATCGGTGTTACAATACCACCACTTCCCCCAGCACCTAGCGAGATTGCCGTAAAAACTGTCTTCAAGATAAAGTCATACCAGTGAATACCCGCAGACAAGAAACCCTCAGGGTCCAAAGCATTACCAATCACATCAAGACCAAGGCCAAGATATCGATCACCCACAATCAAAGTCGCGATGACCATAACCACGCCGGCACCAAAAGCTTTGAGATAGACATTGAGTTTAATTTTTTCAATAACGCGCTCAATTTCTGTCAACACGGTGATAAAGAAATCCGCAACGAAACCAAAGAAAATTCCCGCTACCAATACTTCTGCAATCAGGGTCAAATCTAAATCCATCGGTTTGTAGAAGTGAATATCAAAATAGGTATAATCTGTTCCTAAAAATTGCGCCGTAGTAAATGCCGCAAATCCTGCGATAAAAGAGGGCAACAACACATCATACATAATCACACCGATGGTCAACACCTCAATACCAAAGATTGCACCAGCAATCGGGGTTCCAAAAACCGAAGCAAACCCGGCACTAATACCGCAAATGACTAATTTTTTTCTATCGGCTTTACTAAATTTTAACATAGAAGCAATCACAGAAGAAGCCCCTGCACCGATTTGTGCACCCGGACCCTCTTTCCCCACAGAACCACCAGCAAAGATGGTAAAAACCGTGGCTAATAGCTTGATCGGCATCACAGCCACTTTAATCTTGCCACCATTTTTATGCACGGCTTCAATGACCTTTTCGGTACCATGTCCTTGCGCATTGGGCGCAAATGTTTTGATGACAAAAACGGTCAGCGGCAGGGCAAAAGGAAGGATAAAATAGTAATGAAACGGCAAGAGCCCTCTACTATTGACAGAATACTCAAGTATCCATAAAAAGAGTGCCATAAGGGCACCAATAATCACGCCCATGACAGATGACAAGAGTAGCCACTTAGTGACACTGAGAAATATTACGGTTTGTTCGACGACATGTTTTTTCACAAGAATTTCTTAAGAATTTATTTTATAAAATCATACACTATTTTATCTTATAATTCGTTTCAATAAACCGATAAAAATCTTTTTTAATAAAAATTTTATATCCAATTACTTTTTTGTGACGTTTCATCAATTTCACGACCGATACTTTTGTGTAAATTCCAGTAATAATCCACAAAACTTTTCACTTTTGCATCCTGTGGCACATAGTATGAATTTTCTTTATAAGCAAAATTATCAAGAAATGCTTTGGCATCTTTTTTAGCCAAATAATGCGCTGCCAGTTTCTCATAATGTTCTAAGTACCATGCTTTAAGTGATTCATAAGTTTCATCATTCATATGAATGTGCAATGTTGCATCAAAATCCAAAACACCACTATCAAAAAGTGCTTTAAGATGGATGAGCCCTTCACAATAATAAGGCTCGACTTCACCACTTGTTTTCCACGCTATCAAACTCACTGCGCGTTTAATCAATTCTATAAAAATGTGCTTTTTGATTTTTGGATTTTCATTCATAAAAAAGGCGACTAATCCTCCGGTTGTCGCTTTAAACTCTTCGATATTTTTAAAAACGCCACTGTGGTTCATGATCATTTCAGTGTCACTGTCTAACCAGAGGATATGTCCATATTCATGTCCGATAGTACTAACCTGATACACTTCATGCCATAGTGCTTCTTCTCTAAAGATTAGTGCGCGTTCTTGGTTCAAAAACTCATCACCAAAGACGATTTTATTGATCTTCAAAAAAGGTTTAGCCCGTTGTGCATCAAGGACATTGTCTGCAAAAGCAAAGATTTTTTTGCCCGCTTCTTTGCTCACATCTTCATCATTTGGCACGACTTGAGCAGAAAACAGTCCGTTGAATTCAGACGCATAATAAAAAGCAGGACGACCGATATACAACTGCACTCTGTTAAGATTTTTTTCGGTTCGCTCCAAAACATGTTCATATCCTTTGCCTATCTTATGAAACAAACTTTCATACATCGCGACCATAGCATCATAAACTTTATTGGCACCGAGATTTTTTGGATTTGAAAGTCTGACATCCCACTCCAATGCCACCGCTTTTCTAAAATGGTCCTCATAATATTCCAAAGGATGACCTAATTGTATCGGCGAGGTGATTTTCATCCATGCGCGATCGACGGCTTTCCAATCGGTCAACAATTTGGTTCGATCCTTCTGGGCAAAGGCATCTTTTAATGCAGTAAGATAGTCGATATATTCTGTTTTTTGATGAGTATCTTCATCTTCAAGCATCATGAGTGCTTGGATGAGTGTTTCGAGTTGATGCACCACTGTTTGCACATCTTCTTTAAAATATTGTGCATACGTCAAGACTTCATACCCCTCACCTTTAGGACTCAAGACAGAATAGGCACGATCACTAATGGCTCCAGTCTCATCAATTTCCA
This genomic window from Sulfurospirillum sp. 1612 contains:
- a CDS encoding chloride channel protein, which encodes MKKHVVEQTVIFLSVTKWLLLSSVMGVIIGALMALFLWILEYSVNSRGLLPFHYYFILPFALPLTVFVIKTFAPNAQGHGTEKVIEAVHKNGGKIKVAVMPIKLLATVFTIFAGGSVGKEGPGAQIGAGASSVIASMLKFSKADRKKLVICGISAGFASVFGTPIAGAIFGIEVLTIGVIMYDVLLPSFIAGFAAFTTAQFLGTDYTYFDIHFYKPMDLDLTLIAEVLVAGIFFGFVADFFITVLTEIERVIEKIKLNVYLKAFGAGVVMVIATLIVGDRYLGLGLDVIGNALDPEGFLSAGIHWYDFILKTVFTAISLGAGGSGGIVTPIFYIGATSGVAFGHIMHNEVALFGALGFVSVLAGATNAPIASIIMAVELFGIEIAHYAAISAVVAFLVSGHRSVFPSQKIAMSKSGNIEIEAGDDIEHSNISIHTEDIEKFRHIGSQLKYKRLKWQAKNFNRKK
- the ciaB gene encoding invasion protein CiaB; the protein is MREKFTKDLSRLYELVSQNQKELGTLYKLVEEEGYVNDAVKIYIDEFLDECDLAHTKENTLALLSRLISLRDEQLNQVLQQQDITKKARDTKRALAYLWTKNFHMKRHEKLLEVIEDEQLFNPFYRTLLRGFHDVGVTLSLWQFDWNAHIIDTINPQLESRFGDDALKYLSENNLLEIDETGAISDRAYSVLSPKGEGYEVLTYAQYFKEDVQTVVHQLETLIQALMMLEDEDTHQKTEYIDYLTALKDAFAQKDRTKLLTDWKAVDRAWMKITSPIQLGHPLEYYEDHFRKAVALEWDVRLSNPKNLGANKVYDAMVAMYESLFHKIGKGYEHVLERTEKNLNRVQLYIGRPAFYYASEFNGLFSAQVVPNDEDVSKEAGKKIFAFADNVLDAQRAKPFLKINKIVFGDEFLNQERALIFREEALWHEVYQVSTIGHEYGHILWLDSDTEMIMNHSGVFKNIEEFKATTGGLVAFFMNENPKIKKHIFIELIKRAVSLIAWKTSGEVEPYYCEGLIHLKALFDSGVLDFDATLHIHMNDETYESLKAWYLEHYEKLAAHYLAKKDAKAFLDNFAYKENSYYVPQDAKVKSFVDYYWNLHKSIGREIDETSQKSNWI